Proteins encoded within one genomic window of Panacibacter microcysteis:
- a CDS encoding acyl-CoA mutase large subunit family protein, which produces MNNDKRYTDSGIEIKSLYTSADAGKDTGEQPGTFPFTRGIQPDMYRGKLWTMRQYAGFSTAEESNKRYHYLLSQGVMGLSVAFDLPTQIGYDSDHPLAEGEVGKVGVAIDSLEDIEMLFDGIKLEEVSTSMTINATGYILLAFYVALAKKQGADLSKITGTIQNDILKEYAARGTYIYPPKPSMRIITDIFEWCSKTIPKWNTISISGYHIREAGSTAAQEIAFTLSNGKAYVKAALEKGLDINVFGKRLSFFFNAHNNLFEEVAKFRAARRMWATIMKELGATDVKAQMLRFHTQTGGSTLTAQQPLNNVSRVTLQTLAAVLGGTQSLHTNGYDEALSLPTEEAAKIALRTQQIVAFESGVTDTADPLAGSYFIEALTNEVEAKALEIINQVDALGGSVSAIESGFIQDEIAKSAYIYQQQVERQEKIIVGVNRFVVDEKYNTPLLKIDDSIRSLQVEKLRALKNKRNNQQVAAYLSRLSTAVKSGENIMPFVVDAVEQYCTLGEIADCLRNEFGEYR; this is translated from the coding sequence ATGAATAACGATAAAAGATATACGGACAGTGGTATAGAAATAAAATCGCTCTACACATCTGCTGATGCAGGAAAGGATACCGGTGAGCAGCCTGGAACGTTTCCTTTTACACGTGGCATACAACCAGACATGTATCGTGGAAAGCTATGGACCATGCGCCAGTATGCAGGCTTTTCTACCGCAGAGGAAAGCAATAAGCGTTATCATTATTTATTGTCGCAGGGTGTAATGGGACTGAGTGTTGCTTTTGACCTGCCCACGCAGATAGGTTATGACAGCGATCACCCGCTTGCAGAAGGCGAAGTTGGAAAAGTTGGGGTAGCCATAGACAGCCTTGAAGACATAGAAATGTTGTTTGATGGCATTAAACTCGAAGAAGTAAGCACATCAATGACCATTAATGCAACGGGATATATTTTGCTGGCATTTTATGTGGCACTCGCCAAAAAGCAAGGCGCCGATCTTTCGAAGATTACAGGTACCATACAGAATGATATTTTGAAAGAGTATGCAGCACGTGGCACTTATATTTATCCGCCCAAGCCTTCCATGCGCATTATCACAGACATTTTTGAATGGTGCAGCAAAACAATACCAAAATGGAACACGATATCCATTTCGGGTTATCATATACGCGAGGCGGGCAGCACCGCTGCGCAGGAAATAGCTTTTACATTAAGCAATGGAAAAGCCTATGTAAAAGCAGCGCTGGAGAAAGGCCTGGACATAAATGTGTTTGGTAAACGACTGTCCTTCTTTTTCAATGCGCATAACAATCTTTTTGAAGAAGTAGCTAAGTTTCGTGCGGCAAGAAGAATGTGGGCTACTATTATGAAAGAGCTAGGCGCTACTGATGTAAAAGCGCAGATGTTGCGCTTTCATACACAAACCGGTGGCAGTACACTTACAGCACAGCAGCCATTGAATAATGTAAGCCGGGTAACCCTTCAAACATTGGCTGCAGTATTAGGCGGTACACAAAGCCTACATACCAATGGCTATGATGAAGCACTGAGCTTACCGACAGAGGAGGCGGCAAAAATTGCTTTGCGCACGCAGCAGATTGTAGCATTTGAAAGCGGCGTAACCGATACGGCAGACCCGCTTGCAGGCAGTTATTTTATAGAAGCGCTAACCAATGAAGTTGAGGCGAAAGCGCTTGAAATTATAAACCAGGTAGATGCATTGGGTGGAAGTGTAAGTGCTATTGAAAGCGGCTTTATACAGGATGAGATAGCAAAGAGCGCTTACATTTACCAGCAACAGGTGGAGCGGCAGGAAAAAATTATCGTTGGTGTAAACAGGTTTGTGGTTGATGAAAAATACAATACACCACTGTTGAAAATAGATGACAGCATACGCAGTTTGCAGGTAGAAAAATTGCGGGCCCTAAAAAATAAAAGAAACAATCAGCAGGTTGCAGCATATCTCTCAAGGCTAAGTACGGCTGTAAAAAGCGGTGAAAACATTATGCCCTTTGTTGTAGATGCGGTAGAGCAGTACTGTACACTTGGCGAAATAGCAGATTGCCTGCGCAATGAATTTGGCGAATACCGATAA
- a CDS encoding NAD(P)(+) transhydrogenase (Re/Si-specific) subunit beta, giving the protein MEINLLTVIYLLASVKFIIGLKMLSNPAAARKGNLVAAAGMSVAILGTIFLYKDEEGNSLHNYSWIFAAIIIGAVAGTMAAKKVKMTAMPEMVSVFNGMGGACAALISIVEFNHLFGTNYGFIKCPDCAARLHAHNFYLLEFIIIFAGLIIGSVSFAGSMIAWGKLNGKVKDRSFKNQHLFNMLLLLAILALSVYNVGFELRSMSLFNFAGALFYLTLFLSLLYGIFFVLPIGGADMPVVISLLNSFTGVAAACGGFLYDNKVMLTGGILVGAAGTLLTILMCKAMNRSLKNVLIGNFGGAATIAAQAGKAGGAYKEIILSDAAINMSYARKIMIVPGYGLAVAQAQHVCHELESILEEKGVEVKYAIHPVAGRMPGHMNVLLAEADVPYDKLLEMEDANKEFRITDVVLVLGANDVVNPAAKTDTSSPIYGMPVLEVEDAKLVIVNKRSMKPGYAGIENELFFQPKTSMLFGDAKSVLQQLVTEVKNL; this is encoded by the coding sequence ATGGAAATAAATCTGCTCACGGTCATTTACCTGCTGGCAAGTGTAAAGTTCATCATAGGTTTAAAGATGTTATCCAATCCCGCGGCTGCACGTAAAGGCAATCTGGTAGCGGCTGCAGGTATGAGTGTTGCCATCCTGGGCACCATATTCCTGTACAAAGACGAAGAAGGCAACAGCCTGCATAATTATAGCTGGATATTTGCTGCCATAATTATCGGTGCCGTAGCAGGCACAATGGCTGCCAAAAAAGTAAAGATGACTGCCATGCCCGAAATGGTAAGCGTCTTCAATGGTATGGGTGGCGCCTGCGCAGCATTAATTAGTATTGTAGAGTTTAACCATTTGTTTGGTACGAATTACGGCTTCATTAAATGTCCAGATTGCGCTGCCAGGCTTCACGCTCATAACTTTTATTTACTTGAATTTATCATCATCTTCGCTGGGTTGATAATTGGATCTGTATCGTTTGCCGGAAGTATGATTGCGTGGGGCAAACTTAACGGGAAGGTAAAGGATCGCAGTTTTAAGAATCAGCATCTTTTTAACATGCTTCTGCTGTTGGCTATTTTAGCTTTAAGTGTTTACAATGTTGGATTCGAACTAAGGAGCATGTCCTTGTTTAATTTCGCCGGTGCATTATTTTATCTCACATTATTTTTATCTCTGTTGTACGGTATCTTCTTTGTACTTCCAATCGGTGGCGCAGATATGCCTGTGGTTATATCACTCCTTAATTCTTTTACCGGCGTTGCCGCTGCATGTGGTGGTTTTTTATACGATAATAAAGTAATGCTCACCGGCGGTATTCTTGTTGGCGCTGCGGGTACATTGCTTACCATCCTTATGTGTAAGGCAATGAACAGGTCCCTGAAAAATGTCCTGATCGGCAATTTTGGTGGCGCCGCCACAATAGCTGCACAAGCCGGCAAAGCGGGTGGTGCGTATAAAGAGATAATCTTAAGTGATGCTGCTATAAATATGAGCTATGCAAGAAAGATCATGATCGTGCCCGGTTATGGCCTCGCCGTGGCGCAGGCTCAGCATGTGTGTCACGAACTGGAAAGCATACTGGAAGAAAAAGGCGTAGAGGTTAAATACGCCATACATCCGGTTGCCGGCAGAATGCCCGGCCATATGAATGTACTGCTGGCAGAAGCAGATGTACCCTATGATAAGTTGCTTGAAATGGAAGACGCCAACAAAGAATTTAGGATTACAGATGTCGTACTGGTACTGGGCGCCAACGACGTGGTAAACCCGGCCGCAAAAACAGACACGAGTTCACCCATTTATGGCATGCCTGTACTCGAAGTGGAAGATGCCAAACTCGTTATTGTAAACAAGCGAAGTATGAAACCAGGTTATGCAGGTATTGAAAATGAACTTTTCTTTCAACCAAAAACATCTATGCTTTTTGGAGACGCTAAATCTGTATTGCAACAACTGGTTACCGAAGTTAAAAATCTATAG
- a CDS encoding NAD(P) transhydrogenase subunit alpha — MSSFLSWIHVHQEYIYIVILMIFLGIEIIGRVPSVLHTPLMSGANAIHGVVIIGAIIVMGKAETDNYTALVLGFLAVILGTLNVVGGFVVTDRMLEMFKKKK, encoded by the coding sequence ATGAGTAGCTTTTTATCATGGATACACGTGCACCAGGAGTACATCTACATTGTAATACTGATGATCTTCCTCGGTATAGAAATAATTGGCCGCGTGCCCAGCGTACTGCACACACCACTCATGAGCGGCGCCAATGCCATACATGGTGTGGTAATTATAGGAGCCATTATTGTAATGGGCAAAGCAGAAACCGATAATTATACCGCATTAGTATTGGGTTTCCTTGCTGTAATTCTCGGAACATTGAATGTGGTTGGAGGCTTTGTTGTTACAGACAGAATGCTGGAAATGTTTAAGAAAAAGAAATAG